GCCGTAGTGGGGTGAACAGTATCCTCGTCATTTGCGAACTGAATGCGGAAGGAACAGAAGTTACTTCCGATCCGGTGATGGTGTTCGACGGAAATGATGGAAAGAATCATACCGTAGAAGGACCGAAGCTTTATAAACGCAACGGATACTATTATATTTTTGCTCCGGCAGGAGGAGTGGCAACCGGTTGGCAATTGGTACTTCGCTCAAAGAACATCTATGGCCCTTACGAATCGAAAATCGTGATGGCACAAGGAAAGACAACGATAAACGGACCTCATCAGGGAGGCTGGGTAGACACCAATACAGGAGAATCCTGGTTCGTCCATTTTCAAGATAAAGGCGCTTACGGACGTGTGATTCACTTGAATCCGATGACGTGGATAAATGACTGGCCTGTAATCGGAGTGGACAAGGATAAAGATGGTTGCGGTGAACCTGTAACGACTTATAAGAAACCGAATGTGGGAAAGACCTATCCGGTAGCTACTCCGCCGGAGAGTGACGAATTCAATACCCGGCATTTGGGATTACAATGGCAATGGCATGCCAATAAAAAAGACACTTACGGGTTTACTACCGATTGGGGATTTATCCGTCTGTATGCAGGCAGCCTTTCGAAAGAGTTTGTGAACTTTTGGGAAGTTCCTAATCTGTTGATGCAAAAGTTTCCGGCTGAAGAATTTACAGCTACGACCAAGCTGACATTTACTGCCAAGCAGGATGGAGAACAAGCCGGAATCATTGTGATGGGATGGGATTACAGTTATCTTTCTATCCGCAAGGCGGGAGATAAGTTTATTTTGCAACAGGCAATTTGCAAGGATGCGGAACAGCAGAACCCTGAACAGATAAAAGAATTGGCAAATATTCCGGTAAAATATTTGAAGATGCCGGGAGTAGCAGATAATGAATGGCAAACAGTTTATTTAACGTGAGTTCGAAATAAGAATAAATATATTTCGCTGATAATTAGAAACATATCGATAAAAATATTAAATTTATAGTGCTGAATTATAACATTTAAACGATTACCACTATGTTTCCAGAGTCTAAAGTTACAGAGATTTATTGTATGGTCGATGATTTTTGCAAGGAATTTACATTACAACAGGAAAAATACATGATTGAGGATAAGAAGACCAAGCACCGCAACAAACCCAACCGTATGAGTGATGCTGAGATTATGGTTATTCTAATCCTGTTTCACTCCGGTGGTTTCCGTTGTTTCAAGCATTACTACAAGGAATATGTTTGTAAACATCTGAAACACCTTTTTCCGCGTCAGGTTTCCTATAACCGTTTTGTGGAGTTGGAGAAGGAAGTATTGCTTCCCATGACCATCTTCATCAAAAAGGTACTGCTGGGAACCTGCACCGGCATCAGTTTTGTCGACTCCACTCCTTTACGTGTCTGTCGTAATCAAAGAATCCTTATTCATAAAACATTTGAGGGACTTGCCGAGCGTGGAAAATGTTCAATGGGATGGTTCTTCGGATTCAAGCTGCATCTGATAATCAATGACAAGGGTGAGATTCTCAATTTTATGTTCACGTCCGGAAACGTGGATGATCGTGAACCGTTGAAGCAGGGTAAGTTTCTGGAGAACATAAAAGGAAAGCTATGTGCAGACAAGGGGTATATCGGTCAGGCTCTGTTTGAGAACCTCTTCCTTAATGGTATACAACTTGTCACTAAAGTTAAAAACAATATGAAGAATTCACTGATGAGTATTACCGACAAGATTCTGCTCAGAAAAAGAGCCTTGATTGAAACAGTCAATGACGAATTGAAGAACATTGCACAGATAGAACACTCCAGACATCGTTCATTCAATAATTTTGTAGCCAATTCTTTGTCGGCTATAGCAGCATACTGCTTTTTTGAAAAGAAGCCCGCCATTGACATAAACTTTGTCAATGACGGACAACTTACTATCTTTTGATCTTATATCGAACTCACGTTATTTACAGGTAAAGGTTCGGAAAGGAGCCGTTTGTACGTTTGCTTATAGTCTGGACGGGAAGAAATATACGACAGTGGGAGAGTCTTTCACAGCCCGTCAAGGCAAGTGGATTGGAGCTAAAGTAGGAGTGTTTTGCGTAACTCCGAATGAGGGAAATCGTGGATGGGCGGATGTAGACTGGTTCCGGGTGACTAAGTAAGCTGATGGGATGACTAAGTTACTGAATGCTCAAGTGAATGACAAAGAGAAATAAAGATTAAGAATTAACTCGAAGATATCAGATTAAGATGAAAAAGATTGTAGTAGGTTTGGCTGTGATGTTAGGTTTCTGTATGTGCACTCACAAGCCTTCCGGTATATTGGATGTGAATAAGGCATTGGACTATTGTGCAGAGCAGACACAACGTACGCTTGCGGAACTGAAAACAGACTCCGGCATCGACTATACAATGATGCCACGTAATATCATGGCGGACGAACAACACTGGAATTGCCGGAAAGCGACGAAGGAAGAATGGTGTGCCGGTTTCTGGCCCGGAGTATTGTGGTATGATTACGAATATACGAAAGATAAACAGATTCAGGAAGAAGCGGAGAAGTTCACGAATTCACTGGAATTCCTTTCCAAGACTCCGGCTTTCGACCATGACTTGGGCTTCCTCGTGTTCTGTAGCTACGGAAACGGTTATCGCCTGACCAAGAATCCGGCTTACAAACAAGTGATTCTTGATACAGCCGATACGTTGGCTACTCTGTTCAATCCCATCGTAGGAACCATCCTTTCATGGCCTCGTGAAGTGGAACCTCGCAACTGGCCGCACAATACCATCATGGATAACATGATCAACCTCGAAATGCTTTTCTGGGCAGCGAAGAATGGTGGAAATCCTTATTTATATGATATTGCCGTTTCTCATGCCGATAAAACGATGAAATGCCAGTTCCGTCCCGACTATACATCTTACCATGTAGCGGTATACGACACTATTACAGGTGACCTGATAAAAGGAGTAACGCACCAAGGTTATGCTGACAGCACCATGTGGGCGCGTGGTCAGGCATGGGCAATCTATGGATATACTGTAGTCTATCGGGAGACGAAAGATCCTAAGTATCTTGATTTCGCGCAGAAAGTGACAGATGTCTATCTCGAACGCCTGCCGGAAGATAAAGTTCCTTATTGGGATTTCAGTGCCCCGGGAATACCGGATGCTCCGCGTGATGCTTCTGCTGCCGCAGTGGTGGCTTCTGCTTTGCTTGAATTATCCACTTACCTCCCGAATGGAACCGGAAAACGTTATAAAGATGCAGCTATTGAAATACTGACAAGCCTGAACTCTGACAGTTACCAGAGTGGCAAAAGCAAACCGTCATTCCTGCTGCATAGCGTAGGACATTGGCCGGCTCATTCAGAAATAGATGCTTCTATTATTTATGCAGATTATTATTATATCGAAGCTTTGCTGAGGCTGAAACGTTTGCAAGAAGGACACGAGGTATTGGGATAACAAGTATTACCGGGCTTATGAATACGGTCATATATCATTCTCCTCCTTCAGGAAGGAGGAGTACCCGTAGGGGGAGGTGGTAGGTGAATACATAAGTCTATTATCTACAATAAGATAGAAAGAACCTCGTTTATCCTACCACCCCGTCCTTCGGACACCCCTCCTTCGGGAAGGAGGGGAGTTAGAGTTACTAACGACTTTTTAGACAGCCTCTTTTTTACTGGTTAAGGTTAGGTTTATTATTATTTTACCTTGATGATGTCATAATTCAAATTGCTGACAGCTTCTTGCAAGCTATCGTTCACCAAACGAAGAGTGGTGTCATTGATAATCACGAAATACATCGGAGCTTCACCATTCTTCGGAGATAACTTAACTGCTGTCATCGGTTTGTTGTTCACTACCTTCTGTACAGTCTCTTGTTTTCCTTTCGAGGTGAAAATCTTGTTTTGTCCTTGACCTTCAGCATCGAGGTAAGTCATATCTAGTGTGTACACTGTATCTGCATTGTCAGTTGCAGCATTCAAGGTTAGTACATAGTCAATCCCCGGACCATCGGCAGCAGGGAGAGTACCGGTATAGACTTCAGTCAACCGGGTAGTCGGAGTCATAGTAATAGCTATACTGTCTGCTTGTGCCTCTACGGTTTTGTTTGCTTTTGATTGGCATGATGCCAAAGCAGCTACGACTGCTGCTAACATAATTACTTTTTTCATTTTTAAGTGCTTTAAGTTAATATAATTATAGTGAGCTATTGCTCGTTTTTTGCTATCCTATTCCTGTTCCTCGTCCCGTTTGATGACCAGTAGTTTGTCTACTCGTCCGCGGTCCATATCCACCACTTCGAATTGCAGATTTTGGTAGGTGAAGATGTCTCCTGCTTTCGGGATGCGACTGACTAGGAACATGGCCAATCCACCCAGAGTGGTGAAGTCTTCCGATTCCAGATCTTCGTAGGATAGGATACCCATTTCCTCCATGAAGTCGTCGATATTCATTGAAGCTTCCACCAGCATTGAACCATCCTGCCTTGTGACGATTTCTTCTTCTTCCATTTCATCCTCTTCAAGGATGTCTCCGAAGATACTTTCGGTCAGGTCGTGCAGTGTGATAATGCCTTCTGTGCTGCCATACTCGTTAACAACAACTCCGAACTTGTTTTTGTTCTTCTTAAATAGCTCTAAAACTTTATTTGCATATAAACTTTCCGGAATGAAGAGAGGAGGACGTGCAATTTCGCGTAAGTTAAACACCTTTTTATTGCCTACCATCAGGATAATGTCCTTTACGGAAACCACACCGATTATCTCGTCTTTCCGTTCGTCTACCAATAGATATTTACTGTAATGTTCTTCTTCAATAATCTTCATTACCTTTTCCTGTGTATCATCGGGATGAAGGATAATGAGATCTCTACGGTGTGTCATCAGTTCGTTGGCGCGTTTATCAGAGAAGCGGAATACATCACGTATCATTTCCGTTTCCTCTTTGTCAATCACACCTTGTTCCGAACTTTGGTGCAAGATCATTTTGATTTCCTCCTGCGTCATGGGGCGTTCTTCGCTTTTCAGACCGATAAGTTGGTTCAGCAACCGGGTAGAGACGCTTAGCAACCATACAAAAGGATAAGAAACCTTCGTCAGCAGAATCATGACCGGGCTGAACAAAGTGGCGTACCGCTCCGGATTACTAAGAGCAATGGATTTAGGAACCAGCTCTCCGATAATCAGAGAAAGATAGGTGATGATTGCTACGGTAGTAATCATTGCCAGGTTGCGTGCGTATGCTTCTGCGCCCGGAATGAGAGAAAAGAAAGGAATGAGATCGTCGGCAATGGCCACACCACCATACGCACCCGATACGATACCGATCAGTGTGATACCAATCTGAATGGTAGACAAGAACTTTTCCGGTTCTTCCAATTGTTTTAAAACTCCACGGGCTGATTTGTTACCTTTTGCGATAAGTGTTTCAAGACGTGCTTTGCTGGATGATACCAGCGCAATTTCATACATGGCAAAAATGCCATTCAGTACGAGTAAGAAAACGATAATAAGAAATTCCATAAATGGATTAAAATGATTATTGCTTCGAAATTATATAAATAAGAATACTCTCTTTATATATTAACGATAATTGGGTAAAATTGTTTGCTTCGCTATGTCGGTATTTTACAGAACGGAGGAGAATAGGCGGATAAATTAAGAGCCTGTTTAAATTTTCCTGAGATTATGTTAGATAGGCTTTACCGACCTGTTTCTATTCGTCACATAGTCTCCGTCATGCTCCTCACAATAACAGAAAATATACTCGAAAGCAACTCTCAAAACTGTGTCGGGCAAAACTCGGAGCAGGCTCTTAATAACCCACTTTTCATTCATTAATAGAAAAGTTCTCTTTCATTAATTGTAAACTTCTTATTATCAGCATGTAAACTTATTTTTTTGTTAACCGTAATCTATAAACGCAAGCTTCGTTTATAAAAACAAAGGCTTTGATTATAAAAACGAAGCTTGCAATTATATAATCAAAGCTTGCGTTTATAGTTTGCATCGAATGAAAAGAAAGTTTCCTTCCTGTCCGAAGGAACTTTATACTTAATGGGCGGGAAGTTTTCTATTAATAGCCAAGAGCGCAACTGTTAACACCCCTTCCGCCAACTACAGACGGACGCGACAAGAAGAGCCGGGGTAAGTTAAAATATCAGCTATAATATTATGACTGAAGAGAATTTAAACAGGCTCTAAGGCATTTGAATATAGGTTGTATTGATAAATATTCAGGCACGGAATTATACAAAATCCCGTGCCTGATAGTAGTCATACGAAAGTATCGTTTATTATTTCTTGGCGTAGCTGTCTGCTTTGGCTTTTGTACGTTCGATACGTTTTTGAGTGTCCGGATGTGAAGAGAACATTCTTTGTGCATAGGATGCTTTAGGAGCATCTTTTGCAAGTTCGGCCAGTTTAGTCAAGGCATTTGCCATTGCATACGGGTCGATACCGTTTTTTACACAGAATTCAACACCGTAGTCATCGGCTGCATTTTCCTGCTTTTGTGAGAATTGTGCACCGGCAAGAGCTTCTGCCATGGCTCCCAGTTCGGAGTCTGTCAGTTTGGCCACTTTGTCGTTGGCTACACCTGCCGCGTTTTTCACTGCTGATCGCAGGTAGGCATTTTTCATAGCGTCTTTGGAATCGGTGTGAACCACGTGACCGATTTCATGACCTACCACTGCCATTACTTCTTCGTCCGTCATAACATCCATCAGACCGGCACAGATACGTACACTACCGTCACCGCAGGCAAAGGCATTTACGTCTATCACTTCATATACACCGAAGTTCAGTTTCAGTCCGTCCACTTCTTTGATGTGTCCCGTAAGTCTCTCTAACCGTTTGCCATATTCGGTATCAGGTTTTGTCAATGGATTATGGGTATCCATCCATGCCATATATTCCTTACTCATATTGGCAATGTCCGCATCAGATAACGTAACGGCTGATACCACATCTTTACCTGCTTGTAAAGCTTTTCCTAAATTAATCTTCTTGCCGAATTGTGCAGAAGCTGTCATTCCCATGCCTAACAATATGAAGGCAATCATTACAATTTTTCTTTTCATATTCTTTTCTGGTTTGATGTTTTATGTATAACGTTAATGAATTCTAATGGCTGACGACTGTTTTTCTCAATCGCCGTTCCTTTTATTTGATGTACAGGCTGTGTCTGTAACAGGGAAAGCAGAATGTTAGAAAATAATAGCAACGTCAACAGTTTTTTCATGTGATTGCAAATTGTCACCGCAAAAGTACAAATAAAGTATTAAATAGTGATACCTTCCGTGAATAAAAATAGAAGCACTTCTGATTTGGTTCGTTTTACCTATTGATAAAGTTGGTCGGATTTTGTTTCACATTTCATTTTTATATCTTATTTTTGTGGGACATATTAAACCAGATTCCTTATGAAGACTGTAAAATTGATAACCTGTAATGATGCGATGAAGGCACATATTCTTCAGGGCGCATTGGAGAATGAAGGCATTGAATCTATTCTGCACAATGAGAATTTCTCGACTTTGTATAAAAGTTACGTGAGTAGTATAGCGGGGGTAGATATATTGGTGGCAGAAGAAGACTACGAAAATGCTGTCCAAGTGTTGAAGGATAACGACAGTTGGCCGGAAGAGTTGACGCTTTGTCCGTACTGCGGTTCATCGGACATCCGGTTGGTCTTGAAAAAAGGAAAGCGCTGGCGTGCCATGGGGGCTGCTATCATTTCTGCATTGATGGTCATTCCCCCGGGAGACAACCATTGGAACTATACCTGTAAACAGTGTCATAAAACCTTTGAAATGCCGGTTTCTAAATTTAATCCTACTGCAGAGATAGAGGAATAACTATGTCTAAATTATTATAATACACAATGAAAAAGAAAAAACTTCTATTAATTGCTCTTCTTTTAATTGGGGTAGCTTCGTCATTTGCTGCCAAAGTAGATACCTTATTAATAAAAAGCCCTTCCATGAATAAGGACGTAAAAGTGATCGTTGTTACGCCGGATGCTGCATTAGGAAAGAAAGCGGTGGCTTGTCCTACTATTTATCTGTTGCACGGTTATGGTGGAAATGCTAAAACATGGATTGGCATTAAACCGAATCTTCCCCAAATTGCGGACGAAAAAGGAATCATATTCGTTTGTCCGGACGGAAAGAATAGCTGGTACTGGGATAGTCCGGTCAACCCGTCTTTCCGCTATGAAACTTTTATTTCATCGGAACTGGTGAAGTATATCGACAAACATTACAAGACCATTGCCGACCGCAAGGGACGTGCCATCACCGGATTAAGTATGGGTGGACACGGAGCGATGTGGAATGCAATTCGTCATAAAGATACATTTGGCGCTGGTGGAAGTACGAGTGGAGGGATGGATATTCGTCCGTTCCCGAAAAACTGGGACATGGCTAAACAGTTGGGAGAATATGAATCGAATAAGGAGGTGTGGGATAATCACACCGTTATCAACCTGATTGATAAGATAGAGAATGGCGATTTGGCTATCATTGTCGATTGTGGAGAAGGCGATTTCTTCCTGAATGTGAACAAGGATTTGCATAACCGCCTGTTGGAAAGAAAGATTGATCATGATTTTATTACCCGCCCGGGAGCGCATAATGGACAGTATTGGAATAACTCCATTGATTATCAGATTCTGTTCTTTGATAAGTTTTTCAAGAAATAAAACTAGGAATACTTGACTTTGGCTTTTCAATGTTGTATCTTTGTACAGAATCATAAAATAGATTGAGATTAAACTACGATAAAAGGAGGGAGCGGAAGCTTTCTCCTTTTTTGTTGTATTCTTGGAAGTCGTGAGTTTTATCCCGGCTTATAAGAGGGATGAGACTAGGGATTAACGTGTTTTATACCGCAGCTTTATAAAAATTAGACGGCGTGTTACGACTCATTAAACGCCGCGTTAGGAAACGTTAGCGCCTTTGTTAGGTAAAATAAGCACCTTTGTTTCGGAATAAACAAAGGTGAGGTATGAAAAATGCCTTTATAGGTTAAGAATCTATAATTCTGCTCTTGACAGAAATAGAATGATTGAGGCTACATAACTCATTCTTTCTTATTTTAATCGTAATCCGTTACTATTAAAACGTCTGCTTGCCGGACTTATTACGCTTTTCTCTATCTTGAATTGCGTTTTGGTCGTCTCTTCTGTTTCCTCGTCCTTTGGTGGATAAGTTCCGTCAATAACACCGATGGCTACTTTTAACATTCTTTCGTTAGGATCACCGAATGGCAGAAACTCACTGTAATTAGTAACTCCACCAATAGTCGTTTCACTGATTTTAAGATCTGTTGCAGGGGAGATAGCTCCTCCGGCATCGTAGTTTGAATCATAAACAGTGCAGACTACCGGATTGATTGACCACAGAAATTCTTCATTAATGAATTGTTCTGTTGCTACATTTTGTCCTTTGGTAACACCACCGATAGTTACAACAGGATAGCTGTCTTTCAGTGAAAGACTCCTGATTAACATTTCCGGTGCTCCGGCTGTTGTATTGCTTGTGATGGCAAGCAGGGCGGGCAGGTCTAAATTAACACCACTTTTTAGTATCTCACTATCAAAGTTGATGGCAGCATCCTTGTCCCTGTTTTTATCGTTATATTCCAGATAGGCCATCGGCTTATTTAATCGTACTTCTGAGGTCAGGATTGTACCTAATAACTGAACGCAATCCAATGAACCACCGGAGTTGTAACGTAGGTCAAGTATAACATATTTCACGCCTGCTGTCTTGAACTCTTGTGAGATTTGTCGCAGTTCGTTATTATACTTGTCTGGATCACTGTTGGTTCCGGCAGTGAAGCTATTGTACATCAGATACCCTACTTTGATATCTCTATTGTTTTCTTTTACCGTAAGTATTTTGGTCTTATGTATCGGATTGTCCTCAACGGATTGTGCGGCAGGTAGTTTTAATGTTATATCATTAGGTACTACCTTGTATACAAATTCTTCTTCTCCTTCTTCTTCCCCTTCTTCCGGTTCAACAGGAACTTCTTTCCATACTCCCATCACCAAATCCCGGGCTTTGGTTCCCTGTAGCAATTGAGTCTCATATTTCTTGCTGATGTAAGAAGTATCGACTTTCATAATCCAGGCTCCACGTTCCAGTCCGGCTACTTCTGCTGGTGAACCGGGAATGACGTAAGTAATTAATGCATTGTAGGCAGTATCAATGTCCGGGTTGCGAACCAGTGAATAGTCGAATCCATAAGTAGGCAGCGGAGTCTCTATCACAGAATCCACAAACGAATAACTGTCGCTTTTCGATTTCACTTTAGACAAGAACGAGGCAGGATCCAAAAACAGATTCACATCATCGTAGGAGGGTAGATCTTGATACCACAGATAGTTCTGTTGCATAATGTCCAGCATCCATGTATCCAGTGCAGTTTGATGGGCATACTCTGGCCAGCGGTCGACGCCACAGGAGAAGAAACCACTGATAGATACGAGGATCAGGGCAGGTATGAGGATTATCTTTCTTAATTTCGTCATCATAAAAGGCTTTTTTACTGTGCAAATGTAGGAAATACTTTGCTTATCTACCACATTTATGGTATAAAAATGCCTTCAATGTGTGATTGGGTGTTAGAGAATCTTGCCTTATCTTTGTGACATTAAAGTTTTCGATAGATATTAGCTAAAATATAGAAAGTTATTAATAGATGGATTATTATTCATGGAGATAGCTGCATTATTATCAGGAGGTGTCGACAGTGCGGTTGTTGTACATCTCCTTTGTGAGCAAGGATATAAGCCTACTCTTTTTTACATTAAGATAGGTATGGACGGAGCGGAATATATGGACTGTTCGGCAGAGGAGGATATTGAATTATCTACTGCTACAGCACGTAAATATGGTTTGTCTTTGGAAGTGGTAGACCTGCATCAGGAGTATTGGGAGAATGTAGCAGCGTATGCCATTGATAAAGTCCGGCAGGGGTTGACACCGAATCCGGACGTGATGTGTAATAAGCTTATCAAATTCGGCTGCTTTGAACGGCGTGTCGGGAAAGATTTTGATTTTACAGCAACCGGTCATTACGCTACCATCTTGCAGCGTAATGGTAAAACTTGGCTGGGCACGGCAAAAGATCCCGTGAAAGATCAGACAGACTTTCTTGCCCAGATTGATTATCTGCAAGTTTCCAAACTCATGTTTCCCATTGGAGGGTTGATGAAGCAGGAAGTACGTGAGATTGCAAACCGTGCCGGATTACCTAGTGCCAAAAGGAAAGACAGTCAGGGGATTTGTTTTCTTGGAAAGATAAACTACAATGATTTCGTTCGTCGTTTTTTAGGAGAAAAGGAAGGGGCGATTGTTGAATTGGAAACCGGAAAGAAAGTGGGTACGCATCGGGGCTATTGGTTCCACACAATTGGTCAGCGGAAAGGGCTCGGATTGAGTGGTGGTCCCTGGTTTGTAGTCAAGAAGGATATTGAGGAAAATACCATCTACGTATCTCGTGGATATGGCGTAGAGACGCAATATGGTAATGAGTTCCGGATGCATGATTTCCATTTCATTACTGATAATCCCTGGAAAGATCAGGAGAAGGAGATAGACATTACTTTTAAGATTCGTCATACTCCCGGATTTACAAAAGGAAAACTGATACAGGAAGGGGAAAAGCAGTTTCACATCTTGTCGTCCGAAAAGTTGCAAGGCATTGCTCCGGGACAGTTTGGGGTGATTTATGATGAAGAAGCAAAAGTTTGTGTGGGGAGCGGTGAAATCATCCGTTAAATAGTTTATTTTGATTGGTGAAGATTGGATAATCAGGAGATTTTTCACTACTTTTGTTTCGTAGAATATAAATAAAGGAGGATTGCTTATGACAACGATGGAATTGAAAAGTCTGAAAATGGACTTGGTGGAGGAACTCCTGAGTTTGAATGACAAAGAGATGCTCAATCGAGTGAAGAACTATTTGAAACGACTGAAAAAAATGGAAGCTGAAAAAGAAGAGGAAGAAATCACGAAAGAAGAAGTTCTAGCAGGGATTGACGCCGGACTGAAAGAAGTAAAACTTTCAATGGAAGGTAAGTTGGAGGTAAAGACTGCAAGAGAGTTCATTAATGAATTATGAAATTATAGTTAAGCCGACATTTCAGCGGGAGGCTAAAAGGCTGGCGAAACACTATTCCTCTTTTAAGGAGGATTTTGTTTCATTGATTGATGATTTAGAACAGAATCCTTTGCTAGGGACGGACTTGGGACATGGGCTGCGCAAAGTTCGTATGAAAATTACTTCAAAAGGAAAAGGCAAAAGTGGAGGAGCAAGGGTTATAACATTTACGTTAGTTGTTTCTCAACAAGATGCAGTTTTGAATCTTCTCTATATTTATGATAAAGCAGATAGAGCGTCTATATCGGAAAAGGAAATAGAACAACTTCTGAAACAGAATGGATTGAAATAGAATAGAGAAAGGTACTGTTCACTAATTTGTGTTAATAGGATGTGTAGGGTAATTCTGATAAGGCAGCCCCTCAGATGTAATATTCCGCTAAATCCACAATCCCAGCCCTCATCGCATATTTAGTAGCTTCATGTACATTATTTACTCCCAATTTACGAAAGATATTCTTACGATGACTGTTTATCGTATGGAAACTAAGATTTTTCTCTGCTGCAATCTCTTTCGTCGTTTTCCCCAATGCAATTTCTTTTAGGATATTCTTCTCCGTTTGTGTCAGCAGATGGTCGTCTATGCTTGAGGCAGCCAGCGGAGAAGAAGCGCCTGAAAGCAGCAGATTGCTGACATGATTGCAAATATACCGTTGTTTGCGGGTGGCACATTGAATGGCAGTCATGATTTCTTCTTTCGAGTTATCTTTCATTACCACCCCGAAAGCCATACTGCTGAACAGTACCTGGCGGAGAAAGTTCAGGCTAA
The Bacteroides caecimuris DNA segment above includes these coding regions:
- the mnmA gene encoding tRNA 2-thiouridine(34) synthase MnmA, whose translation is MEIAALLSGGVDSAVVVHLLCEQGYKPTLFYIKIGMDGAEYMDCSAEEDIELSTATARKYGLSLEVVDLHQEYWENVAAYAIDKVRQGLTPNPDVMCNKLIKFGCFERRVGKDFDFTATGHYATILQRNGKTWLGTAKDPVKDQTDFLAQIDYLQVSKLMFPIGGLMKQEVREIANRAGLPSAKRKDSQGICFLGKINYNDFVRRFLGEKEGAIVELETGKKVGTHRGYWFHTIGQRKGLGLSGGPWFVVKKDIEENTIYVSRGYGVETQYGNEFRMHDFHFITDNPWKDQEKEIDITFKIRHTPGFTKGKLIQEGEKQFHILSSEKLQGIAPGQFGVIYDEEAKVCVGSGEIIR
- a CDS encoding type II toxin-antitoxin system RelE/ParE family toxin, with the protein product MNYEIIVKPTFQREAKRLAKHYSSFKEDFVSLIDDLEQNPLLGTDLGHGLRKVRMKITSKGKGKSGGARVITFTLVVSQQDAVLNLLYIYDKADRASISEKEIEQLLKQNGLK
- a CDS encoding LuxR C-terminal-related transcriptional regulator, with protein sequence MREFIIADNQDISKAGMMFLLSKQKEVTLLLEADNKAELIQQLRLHPQAVIVLDYTLFNFAGTDELIVLQERFKEADWILFSDELSLNFLRQVLFSSMAFGVVMKDNSKEEIMTAIQCATRKQRYICNHVSNLLLSGASSPLAASSIDDHLLTQTEKNILKEIALGKTTKEIAAEKNLSFHTINSHRKNIFRKLGVNNVHEATKYAMRAGIVDLAEYYI